GTCCAAGGGGTCGTAAATTCTTGGATACTTTTTTGGGAGGAGATGGAATCGCGGATGATTTTGTCGTCGATATCCGTGATGTTCATCGTCATATCCACGCCGTATCCCAAAAGTTTAAGCGATCTACGCAGGACGTCTACGAAAAGAAACGCGCGTAAGTTTCCGATATGTGCGAAATTATAAACCGTAGGACCGCAGGAGTAAACGGTCACTCGGTGTGGGTTTGCGGGGGAGAATTTTTCTTTTTTACCCGAAAGGGAATTGTAGAATTGGATCTCTATCATTCGGGAAAGAAAATTTCCCTCACAAATTCTAGATTAGCTCCGCTCTGTTTATCATCTTTTAGGCCTGCTTCGTTTCCTTCTGTGGGATAAACTTGCATTCTTTTGTCGCAATTCAGATGGTTGAAAAACGCGAATACGGATTTGGGATGTGAGATCTTATCGTCCATCCCGACGGAAACCAGGGTCGGAATCTTGATCTTCTTGGAGAAGTTTATACTATCATAATATGCTAAACTTTTTTTCATCGCTGTTTTTTTGGTTTTGGAGCTGTTCAATTGGGCGTTCAGCTCCTTCATCCAACTTTTTTCGAGCTTGAGTTGAAGATCGTCTATATGACAGAAGTTAGGAGTTTCTAAGATCAAACCTTTGATCCGGTTCGTATAAGCCGCGCCGAAAACGGCAAGAGAGGCTCCCATGGATTTTCCGAAGAGAATGATCTTATCTCCGTCGATTCCGTCGGTGAGTCTTAAAAATTCAATGGTGCGAATTACGTCCAGATACAATCCTTTCATGTAGAAAGAATCCTTTCCGTCCAGGCCTTTGGTGAAATAACCGGGAGTCCAATCTGGATCTGGGATTTCCCCTTCTTTGAGCAGAGGGCGAACCAATTGAGAACCGTGACCTCTGAGATTAAGGATGAGCTGAGCGACTCCGTTTTCAGTAAGTCCTTTGATGATTGCGGGTCTGTCTATTCCGTAGTCGTGAAAATAAACTACCACGGGAAGATCTCCTCGTTTTCGAGGGATTACGAGTGTTCCGGTCAAGGTTGCGTTCTGCCAGGATTGAAAGGAAATATCATAGATGGTTTCCTTGATAATCGAGCCTTTGAGGAGAGCTTTGGATTGTTTCTTAATCGGAAAGTTTTTTAAATCCCGGATTGCCTCGGACCAAAATTCATCGAGGTCGGTAGGGCTATGAAGCTCCGGATAAGTTTGAAAGCATTCGTCAAAACTGATCGCCATCTGGAAACATCGTTTTCACTGAACCGGTGGTGTAAAGTGTTCTTTTGAGGAATAAAGAGTTTGTAGGAGAAGTACTGCGATTGTCATCGGACCGACTCCTCCCGGAACCGGAGTGTAAAAGGAGGAATAATTTTTTGCCTTGGAAATTTCAATATCTCCCACGTTCCCTGGGTTATAACCCGCATCCAAAAGAACCGCACCTTTGGAAATCCAATCGGCCTTGATGAATTCCGGTTTACCGACTGCTCCGACGACGATGTCCGCCTTACGAACGATCTCCGGAAGATTTTGGGTTTTGGAATGACAAAGTGTGACGGTCGCGTTCATTTCCGTGAGGAGCATTGCCATCGGTTTTCCCAAAATTGGAGAACGTCCTACGACGATCGCATTCTTTCCCGAAACATTGATACCGTGTTCTTTCAGTAAAAGAACCATACCGTAGGGAGTACAAGGAAGATAGGTTTCCACTCCCATAGAAAGTTTTCCGAAAGAAAGAGTGGTGACTCCGTCCACGTCTTTGCGAAAAGAAATCCGGTCAAACGCTGCTCTTTCGTCGATTTGAGGGGGGGAAGGATGTTGGAGTAGGATCCCGTCAATGTTCGGATCTGCGTTGAGTTTGTCTATAACCGAGAGCAATTCTTCCGTTGTGGTTTGTTCTTCCAATCGGATCATTTCCGAACCCATTCCCACGCCATGGCAGGCTTTTATTTTCATCGAAACATAGGTTTCGGAAGCGGGGTTGTTACCGACTAGGATCGTTGCGAGTTTTGGAATTCTAAGATTTTTTGTTTTTCTCTCTTCGATTTCACGGCGAATTTCATTCCTGATTTTTTCGGAGAGTTTTTTTCCATCTAAGAGAATCGGAGTCATACTCCTCAGGATTTAAGGTCTATCTACTCTGTCAGGTAAAAAATATCCTTTCCGGTGAAACCGAAAGGGTAAAATGGGTCCATGTCTGAAACACCGATCGTCAGTAATCATGGTTTGGAAAAATACGTGGATCGTAAAGTCGTCGTTCAAGGTTGGGTGCACGGAATCAGAGGAAGCAACGCGAGGCAATTCATCTCGCTTAGAAACAGTGGAAGAATTTTACAGGTTCTCGCGGAAAAGGAAATATTAGGTGAGGAAGTCTTTCAAACTGTAAAACATCTCCGTCAGGAAACTTCCGTATCGGTCGAGGGAACTTTGGTGAAAAACGAAAAATCTCCGATCGGATTCGAACTTGTAATGGATCGGGTTCGAATTATCGGGGAATCCGAAAATTATCCGATCACTCCGAAAGAACACGGGATCGATTTTCTAATTTCTCAGAGACATCTCTGGTTGCGTTCTTCCAAACAACTGGCTATCCTTCGGGTAAGAGACAATCTTTCCTTTGCGATCCGTAAATACTTCCACGAACGGGATTTTCTTTTGATCGATACTCCGATCCTTACCGGGTCCGTAGGAGAAAGCGCCGGAACCTTATTTTCCACGGAATACTTCGATCTTGGAAACGCGTATCTCGCTCAGACGGGACAGCTCTATTTGGAAACGGCGATTTTTGCGCACAACAAAGTATTTTGTTACGGGCCGACTTTCCGAGCGGAAAAGAGTAAAACGAGAAGACATCTGACCGAGTTCTGGATGGTGGAAGCGGAGGTTGCATTTGCCGGTCATGCTGACAATTTAAAGCTACAGGAAGACTTCGTTAAAACCATCATCCGGGAAACCGTACGGAATTCTTTACAAGATTTGAAAGTGTTGGAAAGAGATCCGGCTCCGTTGCTTGCATATTTGGAAAAGGATTTTCCAGTGATCGATTACACAAAAGCGTTAGAAATTTTGAAACTTAAGGGAGAGGATATCGTTTGGGGAGATGATATCAATTCCGAAAGGGAGCAAATGCTTACAATGGAATTCGGAGGTCCGATTTTCATCCAAAAATATCCGAGAGAATCGAAGGCGTTTTATATGAAGGTGAACCCGGATAATCCGAAGACAGTCTTAAACGCGGACTTAATCGCGCCTGACGGAGTGGGGGAGATCATCGGAGGATCGGAAAGGGAGGAGAATTACGAGAACATCATTCATAGACTCAAGGAGGAAAAACTTCCCGTGGAATCTTATGATTGGTATTTGGATTTGAGAAAATACGGTTCGGTTCCTCATTCCGGTTTTGGACTCGGTTCGGAAAGGATGATCGCATGGATCTGCGGACTTCAACACGTTCGAGAGTGTATCCCGTTTCCAAGGATGATGGAAAGATTGTATCCCTGATTTTTTTCAGATATTTTCTTCTGGCCTATCCGATAAGAAAAAGAGAGGTATCGTATGGGCCAGAATTTAGCAGTATCCAATCCGTCTTCCATTGAAGAAACCGCTTGGGAATTATTCGAAACGGGTTCTTACGAGGAAGTGATCGAGATCGCAAAAAAAAATCCGAATCACGCTTTTTTAAATCATCTGAGTGGGATTGCCGGATTTGAATCTGGTTCGGACTGCGAAATAAATTATTTTCTCAAAGGCTCTTCTGTGCTAACTCCGCTGTTGGAAGCTTATCTTCTCAAGGAAGCGGGAAAACTAAGAGAGGCCGCAAAAAAGTTTCATTCGTATTTTAAATCTTCTTCCGTTCCAGTCGCGTATTCGACGCTTAGAACCGGAATTCTCGTAAGCGAAAGCGCAGTCGATTTCAAAACGGTCTTGGATTTGATTTCCATTTACAAGACCCGTTTTTCGGACGATTTCTTTTGTAAGGCGGAGTTTTTTTCCAACTATCATCTTAGAAATTACAAAGAAGCGATTCAAGTTTTTGCGGAGAACGCAAAACGTCTTTCCGAAGAAAGAGACGTTATGGGTGCGTTGGGACTTGCACTTGTTTATATTGGAAAATTTGACGAAGCGAAATCTGTTCTCGAGAAAATTCCCGGATATGAGGAACTTCCTACTTTTGACGAAAAGAAAAAAGAATTCTCCGAAAGGATAGCGAATATTCCCAAAATGGAAGCCAAACGAAAATCCCTTTCTATGCAGGAATTGATCGATTTGGGATTTGCTTATCTTTTTTCGGAAAACTTTCAGAAAGCGGAAGAAGTTTTCAGAGAACTCGTGGCCGTTCACGGTTAAATGGTCTTCTGCCTTTTTAAGAATCTTGGAGCGAGTGTCAGCGCGGAGCCGAAGTAAGGAAAAAGCTCTCCGCTTCGCGCCTACTTCAAGTTCACGGGATCCCGTTTTTACTACTCGGACGCATGAAAATAGCACTTAAAAATAAGTCAAATCAGGGATTTCAGGCTTTTTATATATATTCCAACATTTTAATTTTCTAAATAATATTATCATAGTATTCTTATCATGCGCCCGAGTAGTATTTTGCAGTTTGCGGAAAGTGAAACGTTTAATGGCAACGCGTCACTCGCGGGAAATGGTTTTACCATCTCTGGAAAAATCCCTAATTTTAGAATATGAATGTTCGCGCCTTTCGATTTAAGCTGTTGTATTCGATCTTTTTCCTTTTTTTCGGTGGAATCGTATTATTTTTTTTGAATACTTCCCTGTTTGTGCGAAAAGGCGTGCCCGCATCCTATAAACAATCTTTGTTTCGGAGAAACAAAATAGATTGGCCCTCCGATTGTGAATACTCGGCTCGTTCCAAGGATCTTGTCGCCGAGAAAATAAAACTTCCCGCGGAGGTTTGTACGGACGCGATCGATTCTCTACAAAGCGAATTGCCTAAGGATTGCGAATACAACAATGTCGCGTTAGGTGAGGACGGTAAAATCGATTTGTATCGCTATCGGGATTTTTTGGGTAGGGCGCCGATTCGATTTTTTTCACTGGGGAAGGGGGAGTTCTTAGGTGAATTGTTATGCGACGCTACGGCTTATAATGAAAATCGAATCTACTTTTTATATGACGAACGCACGATTCCCGCTAAAACGAAACTTTTGAAATTTATCGCGTATGAGTTTTCATGGAACCGAAACGACGAGGCTTCGGAGAAAATTCGGATGAAACGGTTGGAAAGCGATCGTTGGATTCGGTATTATAAACCGGAAACGAAAGAATGGATCGCGTTTTTCAAGTTTCGAGGAATGGGTGATTGCGGAACGTATTTTCGGTATCAACCATCGGAGCAAAATCTTCCCGTTCTTGTCGAAATTCGCGCAAAATTGGAATGTGATGGAACCGAAGCCTATTCCGCGGACGAGGTCCCGATTACATGGAAACAATATGAAGTTCCGTTCGATTGGAAAGAGTGGATAAGTAACGTGAATTTGACATCTTTTGCCTGCAACGGGAGGCAGAAAGCTTTATGAGATGTTGAAATCTGTCCTGCAAAAATATTGCATCAAAATGGGCAGGGATAAGGTTTTTCGCCTTCTGAAGAAGAATCATCTCCTTTTGGAAAAACAAAGAAAATATGCGAGAACCACAAATTCAAACCGCCCTTTTTTCAAATATCCCAATTTAATCAACAATTTAATTCCAGCCGAAGCAAACCTGATTTTTGTTTCCGGCATTACTTACATCAAAATTAAAGACGGACTCGCATATCTCTCTTTGATAACGGACTTATATTCAAGAAAGATTGTAGGTTTCAAGCTTCACCACTCTCTTGAAACGGAAGGTTGTATCCATGCTTTGAATATGGCCCTTGCACAAATACCAAAGGGCAAAAAGATATTCCGATCGAGGTATTCAATTTTGTTCGAAGGATTATACCGATATTCTAATCAACGCAGGCCACAGAATCAGCATGACCGAAGAGAATCACTGTTATGAAAACTCTGTCGCCGAAAGAATCAATAAAACTATTAAATTCGAATTATATAATACTTTTAATTGTTTTAAAGAAGCTCAAATCGCTCTCAAGCAAGCCGTTTTTCTTTACAACAATGCTCGGATTCATCAACATTTAGGTTTCTTAACTCCGCATTTTGTTCATCAAGCTGTCTGATTCCTGTAAACCTGATTTTAGGACTTTACAGTGGAAACATATAATCGCTTTCGCATTTTGTTACACCGAACTCACGTTATATTAAGAAGTCGAATCGGATTGTAGGGGCAATCTAAATTTTGTCGTAATCCCTGACTTATAGCTTCGCTTCACAATAAAAGAATCGTGAGAACTTCTTTGCCGTCTTAACGAAGAGCAAAAATAAGTCGGCCACTTATGGCAAGCATGAGTGCTTACAAAATCGATTTGTATAAAATAACTAAATCTTATCGTAAGACAGTGGTTCGTAACTCGAACGCTTATCAATGCCCCTTACCAAGGAGCGAACTTACGACGTTGAAATTGGTAAGGAGCACAGCACGTTTGTACAGTTTTTGAGTTTAGGCGTATGTCAATTGAGACTGACGATTCTCAATTGTAATCCGATTGGAGAGAAGGATTGCCTTGGATTCCAAGTTGTATTCTTTGGCGAGAATTTCCTTTTTTTCTTTGGCTTCCCCTTTTAATCTCGAAACGCCTCTTTCTAAAAGGAATCCGATTAAAACCCGAGCGGTGGACTGAACCACTTCGAAGGCGATTTCGTCTCTCGTGGAGGAATTTTCGATAGCGGAATAGGATTCTATGATTTTTTCAAGAGATTCTCTGTTTTCGTTTAACAAAGGGGAAACGCTGATCTTGGAGAATTCCTCCTCGAAATACTGACGTAAGTGTCCTTTCGCAGACATTCCAGATACGATCCCACCAATGGCCGCTACGATTTGGAGTTGTGTGGTTCCTTCGTAGATGTTTGTGATTCTCACGTCTCTGTAGATTCTGGAAATGTCGTAGTCGTAGGTAAATCCCGCCCCTCCGTGGATCTGAAGACCGTCATACGCGATCTTATTTGCAGC
The nucleotide sequence above comes from Leptospira weilii. Encoded proteins:
- a CDS encoding acetylxylan esterase; protein product: MAISFDECFQTYPELHSPTDLDEFWSEAIRDLKNFPIKKQSKALLKGSIIKETIYDISFQSWQNATLTGTLVIPRKRGDLPVVVYFHDYGIDRPAIIKGLTENGVAQLILNLRGHGSQLVRPLLKEGEIPDPDWTPGYFTKGLDGKDSFYMKGLYLDVIRTIEFLRLTDGIDGDKIILFGKSMGASLAVFGAAYTNRIKGLILETPNFCHIDDLQLKLEKSWMKELNAQLNSSKTKKTAMKKSLAYYDSINFSKKIKIPTLVSVGMDDKISHPKSVFAFFNHLNCDKRMQVYPTEGNEAGLKDDKQSGANLEFVREIFFPE
- the folD gene encoding bifunctional methylenetetrahydrofolate dehydrogenase/methenyltetrahydrofolate cyclohydrolase FolD — its product is MTPILLDGKKLSEKIRNEIRREIEERKTKNLRIPKLATILVGNNPASETYVSMKIKACHGVGMGSEMIRLEEQTTTEELLSVIDKLNADPNIDGILLQHPSPPQIDERAAFDRISFRKDVDGVTTLSFGKLSMGVETYLPCTPYGMVLLLKEHGINVSGKNAIVVGRSPILGKPMAMLLTEMNATVTLCHSKTQNLPEIVRKADIVVGAVGKPEFIKADWISKGAVLLDAGYNPGNVGDIEISKAKNYSSFYTPVPGGVGPMTIAVLLLQTLYSSKEHFTPPVQ
- the asnS gene encoding asparagine--tRNA ligase, yielding MSETPIVSNHGLEKYVDRKVVVQGWVHGIRGSNARQFISLRNSGRILQVLAEKEILGEEVFQTVKHLRQETSVSVEGTLVKNEKSPIGFELVMDRVRIIGESENYPITPKEHGIDFLISQRHLWLRSSKQLAILRVRDNLSFAIRKYFHERDFLLIDTPILTGSVGESAGTLFSTEYFDLGNAYLAQTGQLYLETAIFAHNKVFCYGPTFRAEKSKTRRHLTEFWMVEAEVAFAGHADNLKLQEDFVKTIIRETVRNSLQDLKVLERDPAPLLAYLEKDFPVIDYTKALEILKLKGEDIVWGDDINSEREQMLTMEFGGPIFIQKYPRESKAFYMKVNPDNPKTVLNADLIAPDGVGEIIGGSEREENYENIIHRLKEEKLPVESYDWYLDLRKYGSVPHSGFGLGSERMIAWICGLQHVRECIPFPRMMERLYP
- a CDS encoding tetratricopeptide repeat protein, with amino-acid sequence MGQNLAVSNPSSIEETAWELFETGSYEEVIEIAKKNPNHAFLNHLSGIAGFESGSDCEINYFLKGSSVLTPLLEAYLLKEAGKLREAAKKFHSYFKSSSVPVAYSTLRTGILVSESAVDFKTVLDLISIYKTRFSDDFFCKAEFFSNYHLRNYKEAIQVFAENAKRLSEERDVMGALGLALVYIGKFDEAKSVLEKIPGYEELPTFDEKKKEFSERIANIPKMEAKRKSLSMQELIDLGFAYLFSENFQKAEEVFRELVAVHG
- a CDS encoding DUF1176 domain-containing protein, with the protein product MNVRAFRFKLLYSIFFLFFGGIVLFFLNTSLFVRKGVPASYKQSLFRRNKIDWPSDCEYSARSKDLVAEKIKLPAEVCTDAIDSLQSELPKDCEYNNVALGEDGKIDLYRYRDFLGRAPIRFFSLGKGEFLGELLCDATAYNENRIYFLYDERTIPAKTKLLKFIAYEFSWNRNDEASEKIRMKRLESDRWIRYYKPETKEWIAFFKFRGMGDCGTYFRYQPSEQNLPVLVEIRAKLECDGTEAYSADEVPITWKQYEVPFDWKEWISNVNLTSFACNGRQKAL
- a CDS encoding integrase core domain-containing protein encodes the protein MTEENHCYENSVAERINKTIKFELYNTFNCFKEAQIALKQAVFLYNNARIHQHLGFLTPHFVHQAV